Within Populus trichocarpa isolate Nisqually-1 chromosome 6, P.trichocarpa_v4.1, whole genome shotgun sequence, the genomic segment TTTCAGGGCCTATACCTGAAGATGTTTTCAACAAGAAACTTGATGCAATTTTTCTCAACAATAACCAATTTGATAGCCAGATTCCTCAAAATCTGGGCAGCTCTCCTGCTTCAGTGATAAACTTGGCAAATAACAAGCTCAGTGGAAACATTCCAGCTAGTTTTGGGTTGATGAGCTCCAAAGTGAAGGAGATTTTGTTTCTCAATAATCAGTTGACAGGCTGCATTCCTCAGGGAGTTGGGCTGTTCACAGAGATGCAAGTCTTGGATGTGAGCTTCAATTCACTGATGGGTCATTTACCGGACACAATTTCTTGCTTGAATCAGATCGAAGTCCTGAATCTGGCACACAACAAGCTATCTGGGCAAGTACCAGAACTGGTTTGTTCTCTGAGAAGCCTTGTTAATCTGACAGTTGCCTCAAATTTCTTTTCTGGGTTTAGCCAAGATTGTGCCAAGTTGTTCTTCAGAAATGTAGGTTTTGATTTCTCGTTGAATTGCATTCCTGGAAGAGACATGCAGAGGCCTCAACCAGAGTGTAGTGTGATACCAGGAGGAGGATTGAGTTGTCTCAGAATCCCTTCCGCTCAACCTCTTATTTGTGGATCATTGCCGAAGACATTAGAAGCAAATATAAGCCCATCTTCTCCATGAACCTCCCACTAGTCTTACCAATATTGTACTACAGGACCTGTTGCTAGCTGAATGCTGCTgtctcattaattaattaaataatactaGCAGTCATGATTCACAACTCCCCGATTAATTTCTTCATGAATTACGTACGCAGATTTTTGTTGGATTTGGATAACTTGCATTCATAAAAGAACGAATTGCAAATCCTATTTGtagttttaaatataataatttgaattaagtggaaaaaataaattgtattgtatcacatattaaattatgatcatttaatttaaattaaattatttggatCTGGTAAACATTAAAGAATATGAGACATCTCAATCTACATCCCTGAGCTACCACACCGCACGAGGTCTTGTGTCTTGTCTTGGATTGGAAGGCATGAGTACCTCTGTAATAATCAGGTTTGATAACCATCATATACAAACAACCAAGAATGTATTTCAccgaaacaacaaaaaaaaaaacaaccaagaaAGTTGTCAGGCTGACATGCTTTTCTTAACCAAACCTGGCTACCTTAACGAGTCTTACAGCTATAATTATCAATGCAATGCGAGCTAGAACGTAATGTAGCTGGTAGTTTCATACATATGGTATTTTCTGTTCCATAATGTCCCAttattttgctttgtgttttaattccaatcttgtttgaatCGTGTAGCTGGGCTCTTCTGATATGAACGAATATCAGCATTCAGCTAAGAAATACAACAATGTCATCATATCACATAACCCAATTGCCCAGTGGTCATCTTTTGTTATGGAATGTAATATAGTGGATTTGGGAGTTTAAAGGACCTCTCTGAAACAGCAAAGCCAAACAAGTCACTCCACTGATCACCGGAGTTCCCATGAATCCTGTATCCTTCATTTACCAACTCCAATCTCCTCTGGGATTTGTAAAAAGTCGCTGGTTTTCCCTGATCTGAGCTCTCCCTGCATTGTAAACCATGGACTGATCTTTAACCAATGATTCAATGGCTATGTAACATCAAGAAGATGAGATGTATGAGGACAGCCCCAGGACTACAAATGAAGGCAAATTACTTTTGTCTCGTTTTATTTACTTGCAACATTCATAAATGAAGTAAATTATGACCTCAAGTCACTCTCCATCACTTACCTCAAAATCAGCCTTTCCCAGTCACTGTATCCTTCCAATTGAAGATTTTTTGCAGTGGCATTCCTTTGATGTTCACTCCGCCCGGTTAGCATAAATACAGTGAATCCCAGCTGCTTTAGCTCCTTGTACAAATTCAGACTTGCTTGTAAAGCAGGTGCCTTGGCTAAATCCACCCACTCGTCAAAAGATAATTCATCAAAGGGTTCAGATCTGTGAGAAAAACATTGTAAGCTTGTTGACATTGATCAACCAGTATCTACATATGCATTTACAACAGCAACTAAAACAGCTTACAGCACAATATGAAATCAAGCAGTCCCTGGAACCAGTTTAAGTTGTTCAACTTAGTCCCTCTGTTTGAAAGAATCTCGGTAAGGTTAATTGAGCCTATGTCTAAAGTATACTTCTCCAAAAAACAGATGCCTTAAGTGGTAATAGAATCCCATTATTCTGAACTTTTTATCGACTTCGTCAATATTACTCTTCAAGCATAAAATAATGCTTTTCTGGGATTTCATCAAGGAAAAAaactgaaggaaaaaaaagttcaagctTGATCAGAAGTTGGTGAAGGTGGAATATTCCTATTCCAAATGATTGCTTTtggactttaaaaaaaaaatgaagctcaTAAGAGTTGCATGGGATCAAATAGTGCACACTGTTGGGAATAGTGGCATCTACTTGTGGTGGGATCGGTGGCATCTACTTGTGGTGGGATCGGTGGCATGCTCATGAGCCGCTTGCCACATCTTATGGCACTAGTCTTAGTACAAAAATGACAAGCTTTCAGAAGTAATTACTAATGATGATTGGCAATGGCCTTTTGCGGGGTCAGATAATATGGTAATTATTCAGGTTGCTATATGTGGCCTTCTTCGTCCCTGCCATTACTAAAGGACAATTCAACTGTAAGTCTAGTCCAAATGGGCAATACACAATAAAAAAGTGCATGGAAGAGTATGAGGGTGAAAGGGATCAAAGTAAATTAGTGCAAGCTAATTTGAGGACTTCTACATATCCCTAGACTTAGCTTTATCTGTTGGCTATCTGTTCTGAATAGGCTCTCAACAAAGAGCAGATAGTTTGAAAGGGGCAGAGCAATCAATCCTGTCTGTGAGTTCTGCAATAGTGCGAAAGAAAATCGTGATCACAACTTCTTCTCTGGTGCTGTCACTAAAGGAGTTTGGAAGTAAGTTGTTGCTCTACAAGATCAGCAGGAAGATGAGAGAATGAAAGTCTGAGTTATGACGGGCCATTCAATTTCTGCAGAAAAAGGGATTTCCCGCTATGCTGGTATTGCCTGGTGTTCATACATTTACTTTGTTTGGAAGGCCAGAAATAACAAAGTATACGTTATAGTGCTGCAAATTTTTCAAGAGACTCCATTCTCAAGAACATTATCCAGGCTGTTTGTTATAGATTACAGAAAACTAGGATtctgaatgaaaaacaatttgtgaTTCTAATTGCCTGTAGATTAATCTAGCTTGTTTTCTGTAGCATCTGTTGATGCTTTTAAAGTACACGAAACTCCATATACAGGAAGACATGCTACTGTATAAGTTGATTTTGATCTGTTAATATTttccatttataaaaaaatatatatattattattctcaAGCAAACAACTTCCAAGGAAATGGAATAATAGATGCTTAAGTTTTCTTATGCATTAAAATCACCTTATGTAACTTCACCATATCAATTTGGTTATTGAAGAGAATCAACAAGTATTACCAAAGGATTCATTAGAGGTACCACTTGGACATATTACATGGTCTAAAACTAAGAAGATCCAAGAGGAATTGATTGGGCTGATTCAAGATGTTTGGGTTAAAAAGTTGCAAATATGTTAAACTAGACTTTCATAAATTgtttgggtcatatctggagttatagatggaattttgttatgatttaaGTTAGGTTGCAAACAAGACATCTCAAGCTTTCCATGCATATATAGTATACTCAGTAACTCATTTAGACGAGAGAAAACGACGTGTTTAAAGTCAGGTTTGCAATCTGCCAACAAacaaggaaagttgaaaaatgattgtttttcatgTGATTTGTAGATTCTTACAAGAtaagtatttaattatatttgaaattcttattttgtaaaaattccTTGTGCAGCAACAATCCTTATTATTTAGGGATTAAGTTGGTTttggacttgttttttttagtatacaGTTTTAcaccaacaaacataatttttaatttgaccatTAAATCAGGCTAAAATTTTACCAGAAGATTTCAAAAACAATGTTTCACATTAGGGTTAAGATTTCAAAGCATTTAGTCAAGAAAGCCTAGAAGCTACTGTGCGGGGTGTGAATTAGTTTTCTAGTTGATTCCGCTAGGAtaccatcaaaataaaataattgcatAGCACTCTCTTTGATGGACTCGTTCCCCTCTACTTTCTTTTCATCTTCATAGATCAACTTGCATAGAGAATCGACTTTTTTCATCCGATAACTTTGATGTCCTACTTTAGATAATCATAGTGCCGGGTTCTTTACTGTGATCTAAATTTAACTTTCTTGGATTGTTTTCTATCTTATTTATGAGTTCAGGTTCTTACCCTCCGGGATCCAGTTCTGATAATATTAAGAGTCAATTTTACCTTTCTCATTCAGAGGAGTTAACTAAATCGACATGGTACAGGAACTTCTGGTAATGTTAATCCATTTTCTTACTTAGAAGAGCATCAGATGACATGCCAAATCAGCATCTCCTGTACTATTACAAATAATCCCCTGTTGGTCTAACCATATGTCCCAACAACCGAATGAAGGAAGCCACAGAAACAAAtatagtttgtttgtttgtagCATACTTACAGTGAATTGTCTTCATGttctattactattactaataATAGGGGTAATGTACACCGTATGTAAGTGATTGGGGTTTACCTTAGCTGTTAAACTTATTTAGGACCAACGAGATTAGCAAAAAGCCAGAACCCcatcagaaaaaagaaaaggaaaagaaggagaTTTAATGGCAAATTGCATACCCGAATCCATGTACAGCATAGTAGGGCAGATTGGATAGCAGAGTCTCATCGACATCAAAGACCCAAGCATCCTTCCCGTCCCCCGCAATCTCTACCGTCTTAGCGAAACCAAGCGCGTAGGAGGCAGCAACCTCACTGTCGGAGCGGTACCCATCTCCTGTCATGTAGTCTTGCACGTAGGACACGCATCTGGAAGGCACATGATCCCAGTATCCAACGTCGTTTGTTTCCACAGAGAACCTCCAGCCGTTGCAGTAAACGTCGTGGTCTCTGGAGAGTTGAATGATTGATTGGGAAATGGTTCCCGAGATGAAGATGGAGAGCAAAAGGGAAAGCAGCGGCTGGGATTTAGTCATTCTTCAAGGAAAAACTAGATTGGATATGATCGAGCAACTTGTTGGTTATTAAATGTGCTAATGTTTTTCTCGGGCTTTAAGCCCCCatttacaccaaaaaaaaatatgctaatGTTTAATTTGCCTAGATAACTCGTTATAGTTCCGCGCTATGCTATATGCTGCGGGTACtatctctaattaatttttaaggcaacacaaaaaaaattatggacgTTATGTATACGTATTTTATAATCACAAAATTTATTaactaagaaatgaaaagatgatAATTGCTTAATTATAAtacttgaattaatttgaagGTGTTGATTCACGATTCAGTTAACCCGATGTTAGattgattcaaattaaaaaaataataataaacgaAATGACCCAGTCTAATCCGTTCAAAAACACGATCGACTCATGACCTAATCAACCTAGTATAACCCCTATCCAAACCAGGTTCTTAACCCAACTGAGTTATCTTCACACTCTTCAAGTCACACAACTCTTGCTTCATTTGTTAAATTGTCTTTAGATTCAACTTTACATTCAGAATCTTCTATACCTTCTTTAGATAccatggtgttagaatatgatCAACTTATCTCTTTTCCACTACATAACTTCAAGTGAAACCagttttttcttgcatttcctTTCTTGCATTTCCTTTACCTCTATCTCTGCCTCCCATATCTTTTCTTGTAACATAGAGAGGAAATGcaagttagagagagaaaatgtccATTATGGGAGGGCTTTTATCTTTGATGGTGATATGAGGAGAAGTTGCACAAAAATTTAATGGCGAAAGCCAATTACCATTATgagaaacaaagaagaaaatgtcCAAAAAAATGTCCATTGTGGGAGGGCTCTTATCTTTGATGGTGATATAAGGAGAAGTTGCACAAAAATTTAATGGCAAAAGCCAATTACCATTATgagaaacaaagaagaaaatgtcCAAATTACATGGGATGagattttacaattttaaaattgtatgtATAGAGAGTACAAGAACTAAATATGTgagaaattatatcaaattgtcatttaaaacaagaagtaaaactaaaagagaaagaggagtGAAAAGTGTTTATTATgaatgttcaaaaaaaccgatcaACTGAGAAAActattaaaatcacaaaaaaaaaactaaaaacataaaactaggagaaaaactgaagaaatcgatttaaaaactaaaaaattcacttGATCCAGTTCAGGTTTTGTTTCAGAAAGGTGAAACCGTGTGAATCGAACCAAACCGGTTCAATTGAGTTTGaactaactaaaaaaagaatataaatagaaacttaacctaaccctaaaacATGTTTCCCTTTTTTCCTTTAGCAACAAACACCTCCCCTGTCATCTCTCTCTTGTTCTTCCTTGTTAATGCTTAAAAGATTACCTTAAATCCATCAATTATAAGCCttcgtttttttctcttttaacaGCAGTCGCACCTCCTTGTCTCTCTATGTCCTCTCTCTCTAATTCTCTCTTTTGATCGAAGACCCAATCTATCGATTCTAAGCCTTAGTATCTAATGTaatcttcaattttctcttttaatttctccTAATTTGGACTGTAATTAGcaattatggtttttcttaatcttttttgaatttttttaattatttcatataaattacTAATTACTAACTGTaatgttttttctcctttctcttaATAGTTGTCATGAGTCCTTGGCTCATTTTTCTCATCTCTCTCCCCCTTTATTCTCTTTGTTCTCTGAAAGGCCCTCGGTTCTATTATAAGAAATggggtatgtttgttttttaaacattttaattaattgttgattttaattttataattttaaaggtttttaGGTTCGGATTTGGTTTTGATgaagtattttgttttgataccaaaaacataaataaaaaagaaaaaatgaagaagaagggGTCAATCCTATCTATTTTCAAGTTTGATCCACGACAGTGAATTAACCTAATGCAAATAGTAATATTGAAGGTAACAATCATCCACTTTCTAGatctaataaaagaaaaacattttaaatttaggaACTTAATGGTGATCCTAAAGCTGCTGCATTATATATTGTGGGAAAAACTATGTTTGTCATACTATACTTAGTGGGTGTTTGTTTCTGTggttgcttttgcttttgaagCAAACCACAGAAAACAAGTGTTTGGTAACTGAGGAAACGTGATTTATTTCATGTGGGACCCACCATGTTTTGCGTTTTGAACGCAGGTCAGCAAATAGCAGTTTCATGCTGCTTCTTTTTACCTCCATACACAATAAGCTGTTCACTTTTGTAAGAAGACTGTTCACTTATGTATACAGTGTCAATTGTTATGATTGGGAAAGAGAACGTGCTAGAGATGAAGCAAATAAATATGGTGTACTCTGGACAATGCCTCTTGTTCTtcctttagttttctttttctctgatTCTTCTATTctattgctttcttttttttgttctggtttgtcctctctctctctctctctctctctctctctctctctctctcggtttcggtcctctgttttttttcttcttcgtctGTGTTTGTTCACTTGTGTTTCTTTTCTGATCTGTTGTTCAAAAGGGGAGAGCCGGGGGGCTGGTATACTTGGAGGCAAAGTTGGTGCTCTTATGTTGGCTGGCCAGTGCTTTCctctctctgtttctgtttttccttCGCTTACTCTCCGATCTTCCTTCcctgggtcttttttttttgtccttttgctCTCCTGTGTTTGCTCGTCCTCCCTTTCGCCTTCTGTGTGTATCATTCACTTCATGTGTTCTGTGTGTCCACTTTGTGTTTGTcccttgttcttgtttttgttcgTCCTCTGTTTATCCCCGGggtcctttttgttttctttccctttgtttttgttcttcgtTCGTGCCTCGGTAATGGCATGCATCGTGGGGGC encodes:
- the LOC7497626 gene encoding leucine-rich repeat extensin-like protein 4; amino-acid sequence: MMEKSWLLAFSLFLQIIPREAAFGIGGGVGVGIGNAGGGVWIGGGIRSSPTPSPGSSVSNPNSAYAALQSWKSAITDDPLKVLDTWVGTDVCAYKGVFCADPQDDGPGSVVVGIDLNHANLQGTLVKEISVLTDLSLLHLNSNRFSGTLPDTFKDLISLQELDLSNNHFSGPFPTVTLYIPNLMYLDLRFNSFSGPIPEDVFNKKLDAIFLNNNQFDSQIPQNLGSSPASVINLANNKLSGNIPASFGLMSSKVKEILFLNNQLTGCIPQGVGLFTEMQVLDVSFNSLMGHLPDTISCLNQIEVLNLAHNKLSGQVPELVCSLRSLVNLTVASNFFSGFSQDCAKLFFRNVGFDFSLNCIPGRDMQRPQPECSVIPGGGLSCLRIPSAQPLICGSLPKTLEANISPSSP
- the LOC7497627 gene encoding acid phosphatase 1, with the protein product MTKSQPLLSLLLSIFISGTISQSIIQLSRDHDVYCNGWRFSVETNDVGYWDHVPSRCVSYVQDYMTGDGYRSDSEVAASYALGFAKTVEIAGDGKDAWVFDVDETLLSNLPYYAVHGFGSEPFDELSFDEWVDLAKAPALQASLNLYKELKQLGFTVFMLTGRSEHQRNATAKNLQLEGYSDWERLILRESSDQGKPATFYKSQRRLELVNEGYRIHGNSGDQWSDLFGFAVSERSFKLPNPLYYIP